One segment of Pyricularia oryzae 70-15 chromosome 3, whole genome shotgun sequence DNA contains the following:
- a CDS encoding glycosyl hydrolase — protein MSVRATANSELFDDYIRRTKQEHGYTPFEYWEPPKKLPARAVRRLDSKEFLNRLSESQRRVSLSEPGVHRRSQPRPNTPQRRQMSEMREARMQRQRRQRLQQLEQQQLKREQQLELEQMQHLQQQQNLRRKSSAAGQSQRRKSSSAGEHHRRKSSAAGCSSRDSAVVLDPVEEIAYEPVWQQWPSSIPPTYQDAVRIRRGADLSSIPASVMDEKRLLAAAAESVRSVEEHPALRAGSADSFEEHPALRGGGSEGIVSDDAHNAARGSWFRRDQPSGEEDPAKKGFRAWRKRTWALIAALVLIVLIIVIVVPVVVTTEQRRNRYPDYFKINYTLTETYSGANFFDKFSYYSGDDPTHGFVKYVTREQAQMYNLTSASSTSAILRVDDTSSPYTFPDVSEGRMSVRVESKRQYDRGLFIFDVKHTPYGCGTWPALWLAGLAKWPRDGEIDVMEAVNRATDGNLQSLHTSSGCSMEGVKRIMTGAPAKADCYSGGEDNTGCNVRGDVNDTFGSGFNKAGGGLLAVELRDEGIRTWQFPRSKVPADVEVGTPDPSGWGPAMADFPSTECDIGNHFRNQSIILNISLCGDWGDKAYAGSGCPMNCVDYVTRTPSAFTDAFWEFGAFRVYEPMKK, from the exons ATGAGCGTCAGAGCCACAGCAAACAGCGAGCTGTTTGACGATTACATCCGCCGCACCAAACAGGAGCACGGTTACACTCCCTTTGAGTACTGGGAACCCCCAAAGAAGCTTCCAGCCCGTGCGGTGAGAAGGTTGGACAGCAAAGAGTTCCTCAACAGGCTGAGCGAGTCGCAGAGGCGGGTCTCTCTGAGCGAGCCCGGAGTCCACCGCCGCTCGCAGCCGAGGCCCAACACGCCGCAGCGTCGCCAGATGAGCGAGATGAGGGAGGCCAGGATGCagaggcagcggcggcagcgccttcagcagctggagcagcagcagttgaAGCGGGAACAACAGCTTGAGCTCGAGCAGATGCAGCActtgcagcaacagcaaaacCTTCGGCGCAAGAGTTCGGCTGCAGGTCAATCCCAGCGGCGCAAGAGTTCGTCTGCAGGTGAACACCACCGGCGCAAGAGCTCGGCTGCGGGGTGTTCCAGCCGCGACTCCGCCGTGGTCCTCGACCCCGTGGAAGAAATCGCCTACGAGCCCGTGTGGCAGCAGTGGCCGTCTTCCATCCCGCCGACCTACCAGGACGCGGTGAGGATAAGGCGCGGCGCAGACTTGTCGTCTATCCCGGCAAGCGTCATGGACGAGAAGAGGCTGttggccgctgctgctgagtCGGTGCGGTCCGTTGAAGAGCACCCAGCCTTGAGAGCTGGTAGTGCCGATAGCTTCGAGGAACATCCCGCTCTCAGGGGTGGTGGTTCCGAGGGAATCGTTTCG GATGACGCCCATAATGCAGCCAGGGGCTCATGGTTTCGTCGTGACCAGCCGTCCGGCGAGGAAGATCCAGCCAAGAAGGGCTTCAGAGCATGGAGGAAGCGCACCTGGGCGCTCATCGCCGCGCTGGTGCTCATTGTGCTCATCATCGTTATCGTAGTTCCTGTTGTTGTTACGACGGAGCAACGCAGGAACAGATATCCGGACTATTTCAAGATCAACTACACCCTCACAGAAACCT ACTCAGGAGCAAACTTCTTTGACAAGTTCAGCTACTATAGCGGAGACGATCCAA CCCACGGCTTCGTAAAATACGTGACGCGCGAGCAGGCCCAGATGTACAACCTCACCTCTGCTTCCAGTACATCCGCCATCCTGCGCGTCGACGACACGTCAAGTCCCTACACCTTCCCCGACGTCTCCGAGGGCCGCATGTCGGTCCGCGTCGAGTCGAAGCGGCAGTACGACCGCGGGCTCTTCATATTTGACGTCAAGCACACGCCGTACGGCTGCGGCACATGGCCGGCGCTGTGGCTGGCGGGCCTGGCCAAGTGGCCGCGCGACGGCGAGATTGACGTCATGGAGGCCGTGAACCGCGCCACCGACGGCAACCTGCAGTCGCTGCACACGTCGAGCGGCTGCTCCATGGAGGGTGTCAAGCGCATCATGACGGGCGCCCCCGCCAAGGCCGACTGCTacagcggcggcgaggacaaCACCGGCTGCAACGTCCGCGGCGACGTCAACGATACCTTTGGGTCCGGGTTCAACAAGGCCGGCGGTGGCCTCCTCGCCGTTgaactgcgcgacgagggCATCAGGACCTGGCAGTTCCCCAGGTCCAAGGTGCCGGCTGACGTCGAGGTTGGCACCCCCGATCCCAGCGGCTGGGGTCCCGCTATGGCGGACTTCCCCAGCACGGAGTGCGACATTGGGAACCATTTCAGGAACCAGAGTATTATTCTCAACATTTCGCTGTGTGGTGACTGGGGTGACAAGGCATATGCGGGTTCTGGTT GTCCGATGAACTGTGTTGATTATGTCACAAGGACCCCATCTGCTTTCACAGATGCGTTTTGGGAGTTTGGTGCTTTTAGGGTTTATGAGCCCATGAAGAAGTAA
- a CDS encoding actin binding protein, translated as MASTGVAEEAPAAPAAPSSAELSSGSSATDNKLVESVAALDVAGTPKEGVDEAAALPPHRSHDPDFNQKRADPFQFGSRYLNEDDDPYEFNAWDHVETDDVYKEYAEQQYALQRQSPVSDFDKHRFNSDPAKWWNQFYKNNTANFFKDRKWLQQEFPVLTKAIQEDTGPFVLLEIGAGAGNTAFPILAQNKNPNLKIHACDFSKKAVEVMRSHESYGTDQMQADVWDVSGDELPPGLTEGSVDVALMVFIFSALSPAQWAKAVANVHRLLKPGGVVCFRDYGRGDLAQVRFRKGRYLEENFYIRGDGTRVYFFETDELSTIWKTGGPPPAADAADQPSKPDLFEIEALGADRRLLVNRARKLKMYRCWLQGRFRKL; from the exons ATGGCATCCACGGGCGTCGCTGAGGAGGCACCCGCCGCGCCCGCCGCACCGAGCAGCGCTGAGCTCAGCAGCGGTAGCAGTGCTACTGACAACAAGCTGGTCGAGTCGGTCGCTGCTCTGGACGTGGCGGGTACGCCGAAAGAAGGAGTAGACGAGGCAGCTGCTCTCCCTCCGCACCGCTCTCACGATCCGGACTTCAACCAGAAGCGGGCAGACCCGTTCCAGTTTGGGTCGCGATACCTGAACGAGGATGACGATCCTTATGAGTTCAATGCGTGGGATCATGTCGAGACCGACGACGTGTACAAGGAGTACGCGGAGCAGCAGTATGCCCTGCAGCGCCAGTCGCCGGTCTCGGATTTTGATAAGC ACAGGTTCAACTCTGACCCCGCCAAATGGTGGAATCAGTTCTACAAGAACAACACGGCCAACTTCTTCAAGGATAGGAAGtggctgcagcaggagtttcCCGTTTTGACCAAGGCCATCCAAGAGGACACTGGTCCCTTTGTGCTACTAGAAATTGGCGCCGGGGCTGGCAACACTGCTTTCCCCATCTTGGCACAGAACAAGAACCCCAACCTCAAAATCCACGCGTGTGACTTCTCCAAGAAGGCCGTCGAGGTGATGCGCTCGCACGAGAGCTATGGGACGGACCAGATGCAAGCCGATGTTTGGGACGTGTCGGGCGACGAGCTGCCGCCCGGCCTAACCGAGGGCAGCGTCGACGTGGCGCTTATGGTCTTCATATTTTCAGCGCTGTCGCCGGCCCAGTGGGCCAAGGCTGTCGCAAACGTCCACAGGCTACTCAAGCCTGGTGGTGTTGTCTGCTTCCGTGATTACGGAAGGGGCGACCTCGCCCAAGTTCGGTTCCGCAAGGGCCGGTATCTAGAAGAGAATTTCTACATCAGGGGCGATGGCACGCGTGTCTACTTTTTTGAGACGGATGAGTTGTCGACCATATGGAAGACAGGTGGGCCTCCACCAGCGGCAGATGCTGCAGACCAGCCAAGTAAGCCGGATCTTTTTGAAATAGAGGCTCTCGGAGCCGATCGAAGACTGTTGGTCAATCGAGCCCGGAAGCTCAAGATGTATAGATGCTGGCTGCAAGGGCGGTTCAGAAAGCTGTGA
- a CDS encoding cyclase/dehydrase has product MAATLRQLARPALRAPSRHLAAPAIPTSHIHDQHRRFLPAASRATFFSLPGNPLGPPAPAHLTARRRLPYQASSLYDIIADVDSYASFLPYCTHSRVTAWRPGPDGKGRWPAAGELTAGWGPVTETYTSRLYCIPGRIVEAVSGKGTPGISPAEAKECGINLDEIIPGTKASEGGLFESLVTRWTVTQEAGTGGSRPWADVELSIRYQFANPMYQVATASVANEMAGLMVNAFEKRAKDLLGAGRP; this is encoded by the coding sequence ATGGCGGCAACTCTGCGTCAACTGGCGCGCCCGGCCCTCCGCGCACCGTCAAGACATCTCGCCGCTCCAGCAATACCGACATCCCATATCCACGACCAGCACCGCCGCTTCCTCCCAGCGGCCTCGCGCGCGACATTCTTCAGCCTCCCCGGGAACCCGCTCGGCCCGCCGGCGCCCGCACATCTCACCGCGCGCCGGCGCCTGCCGTACCAAGCTTCGTCGCTGTACGACATCATCGCCGACGTGGACTCGTACGCCTCATTCCTGCCGTACTGCACACACAGCCGCGTGACGGCGTGGCGGCCCGGACCCGACGGCAAGGGCCGCTGGCCCGCGGCCGGCGAGCTGACCGCCGGCTGGGGCCCCGTCACCGAGACCTACACCAGCCGGCTGTACTGCATCCCTGGCCGGATCGTCGAGGCCGTCAGCGGCAAGGGGACACCGGGGATTTCACCAGCTGAGGCCAAGGAGTGTGGGATCAATCTTGACGAGATCATACCTGGCACCAAGGCTTCTGAGGGTGGGCTTTTTGAGAGCCTGGTGACGCGGTGGACTGTTACGCAGGAGGCAGGCACGGGCGGGTCGAGGCCCTGGGCGGACGTCGAGCTGTCGATTCGGTATCAGTTCGCGAACCCCATGTACCAGGTTGCCACGGCCAGCGTGGCTAATGAGATGGCTGGGTTGATGGTTAATGCGTTTGAGAAGAGGGCCAAGGACCTCCTTGGCGCAGGAAGGCCTTGA